The Ralstonia sp. RRA DNA segment CGCGCCCATGCTTGTCTGATGGACTTGCAACCGGCGCAGTTGCCCCAATATTTCGCGAGCCTGTGCGCTTTTCTGCGCTGGAATTGCGGTGGGCGTGGGCATTTCAATCGTTTTCTCGAATTTCGTTTGTTCCAGGGTGAGGACACCATGCCGATCTATGCTTATCGATGCGACGCCTGCGGCCACGCCAAAGATGTGCTGCAGAAGATGAGCGACGCGCCGCTGACGGATTGCCCGGAGTGCGGCGCGCCGGCGTTCAAGAAGCAGCTCACTGCTGCCGGCTTCCAGCTCAAGGGTTCGGGCTGGTATGTGACGGACTTCCGCGGTGGCTCGGGCGGTACGTCCGCCGCCGGCACGGCGACCAAGACGGATGCCGCTGCACCGGCTGCTACGCCGGCAGCTTCGGCCCCTGCGTCCGACAGCACGTCGTCCACCGCCAGCGCTGCACCGGCGGCTTCGGGCGGTTGCGGCACGTCGTGCGCGTGCCACTGATCGCGTCCTAGACTTCTTGGCCCACCGTCCCATGAAACAGAAAACCAGCGCGCTCAAGACATGGTTCCTGACCGGTCTTCTGGTGCTCGTCCCGCTTGCGATCACGCTGTGGGTGCTGTCGCTTGTCCTCGGCACGATGGACCAGAGCTTGGCGCTGCTTCCGGAAGCTTGGCAGCCCGAGCGCTTGTTCGGCGTGAAGATCCCTGGCCTGGGCGCAATTCTGACGCTGGCGTTCATCCTGATCGTGGGCGTGCTGGCGCACAACTTCATCGGCCAGAAGCTGGTGCTGTGGTGGGAAGCGCTGCTGGGCCGCATTCCCGTGGTCGGCCCGATCTACACGAGCGTCAAGCAGGTGTCGGACACGCTGCTGTCGTCCAGCGGCAATGCGTTCCGCAAGGCGCTGCTGGTGCAGTACCCGCGTGAGGGCTCGTGGACGATCGCCTTCCTGACTGGCCGCCCCGGCGGGGATGTGGAAAACCACCTGCAGGGCGAGTACGTCAGCGTGTACGTGCCGACCACGCCCAACCCGACGTCGGGCTTCTTCCTGATGATGCCCAAGGCCGACACCATCGAGCTGGACATGACGGTGGATGCGGCGCTCAAGTACATCGTATCGATGGGGGTGGTGGCGCCCGAAACGCTGCCGCGCCGCATGGACCCGCCCGATGGCACGCCACATACGGAGGACCGGTCGCCGGCCAATTTGCCGCGCGACCCTTCGAATCCGAACGCGCTGCCCGATGCTGGCGGCGCCGTATCAGCCCCTTAAGTCAATGCAATTGGCCGGTAGCGCGAACTGATCCCTCCGGCCCTCTCGATCAACTTTCTCGCGCGACGCCCTGTTGGCGGCGCGCTTCGCGGAAAACCACAACATGCAAATGCGTACTCAATACTGCGGTCAGGTCACCGAACAACTGCTCGGCCAGAGCGTCACGCTGTCGGGCTGGGCGCATCGCCGTCGTGACCATGGCGGCGTGATCTTTATCGACCTGCGCGACCGTGAAGGCCTGGTGCAGGTCGTGTGCGACCCGGACCGCCCAGAGATGTTCAAGGTGGCAGAAGGCGTGCGCAACGAGTTCTGCCTGCAAGTGAAGGGCCTCGTGCGCGCCCGCCCGGAAGGCACCACCAACGCCAACCTCGCCAGCGGCAAGGTTGAAGTGCTGTGCCAGGAACTGACGGTGCTCAACGCCTCCGTCACGCCGCCGTTCCAGCTGGACGACGACAACCTGTCGGAAACCACGCGCCTGACGCACCGCGTGCTGGATCTGCGTCGCCCGCAGATGCAGTACAACCTGCGCCTGCGCTACAAGGTGGCGATGGAAGTGCGCAAGTACCTAGACGACAAGGGCTTCATCGACATCGAAACGCCGATGCTGACCAAGAGCACGCCCGAAGGCGCGCGCGACTACCTCGTCCCCTCGCGTGTGAACGCCGGCCAGTTCTTCGCGCTGCCGCAATCGCCGCAGCTCTTCAAGCAGATGCTGATGGTGTCGGGCTTCGACCGCTACTACCAGATCACCAAGTGCTTCCGCGACGAAGACCTGCGCGCTGACCGCCAGCCTGAATTCACCCAGATCGACTGCGAAACGTCGTTCCTGACCGAGCAGGAAATCCGCGACCTGTTTGAAGAGATGATCCGCACGGTGTTCAAGAACACCATGTCGGTCGAGCTGGATGCCAAATTCCCGGTGATGGAGTTCCGCGAGGCGATGGCCCGCTTCGGTTCGGACAAGCCGGACCTGCGCGTGAAGCTGGAATTCACCGAACTGACCGACGCCATGAAGGACGTCGACTTCAAGGTGTTCTCCGCCGCAGCCAATGCTGAAGGCGGCCGCGTGGTGGCCCTGCGCGTGCCGGGCGGTGCTGCCCTGTCGCGTGGCGATATCGATGCCTACGGCAAGTTCGTCGAAATCTACGGCGCCAAGGGCCTGGCCTGGATCAAGGTCAACGAAGTGGCCAAGGGCCGCGACGGCCTGCAATCGCCGATCGTGAAGAACCTGCACGACGCGGCCATCGCCGAGATTCTGAAGCGCAGCGGCGCGCAGGATGGCGACATCCTGTTCTTCGGCGCCGACCGCGCCAAGGTGGTGAACGACGCGATGGGCGCGCTGCGCCTGAAGATCGGTCATTCCGACTTCGCCAAGAGCGCTGGCCTGTTTGAAGACGTCTGGAAACCGCTGTGGGTGGTGGACTTCCCGATGTTCGAGTACGACGAGGAAGACGCCCGCTGGGTGGCCATGCACCACCCGTTCACGAGCCCGAAGGACGAGCACCTGGAATACCTGGAAACCGATCCGGGCAAGTGCATCGCCAAGGCCTACGACATGGTGCTCAACGGTTGGGAAATCGGCGGCGGCTCGGTGCGGATCTATCGCGAGGAAGTGCAGAGCAAGGTGTTCCGCGCCCTGAAGATCAACGATGAAGAGGCGCGTGCCAAGTTCGGCTTCCTGCTGGACGCACTGCAGTACGGCGCGCCCCCGCATGGCGGCATCGCGTTCGGCCTGGACCGTGTTGT contains these protein-coding regions:
- a CDS encoding DUF502 domain-containing protein → MKQKTSALKTWFLTGLLVLVPLAITLWVLSLVLGTMDQSLALLPEAWQPERLFGVKIPGLGAILTLAFILIVGVLAHNFIGQKLVLWWEALLGRIPVVGPIYTSVKQVSDTLLSSSGNAFRKALLVQYPREGSWTIAFLTGRPGGDVENHLQGEYVSVYVPTTPNPTSGFFLMMPKADTIELDMTVDAALKYIVSMGVVAPETLPRRMDPPDGTPHTEDRSPANLPRDPSNPNALPDAGGAVSAP
- the aspS gene encoding aspartate--tRNA ligase, translated to MQMRTQYCGQVTEQLLGQSVTLSGWAHRRRDHGGVIFIDLRDREGLVQVVCDPDRPEMFKVAEGVRNEFCLQVKGLVRARPEGTTNANLASGKVEVLCQELTVLNASVTPPFQLDDDNLSETTRLTHRVLDLRRPQMQYNLRLRYKVAMEVRKYLDDKGFIDIETPMLTKSTPEGARDYLVPSRVNAGQFFALPQSPQLFKQMLMVSGFDRYYQITKCFRDEDLRADRQPEFTQIDCETSFLTEQEIRDLFEEMIRTVFKNTMSVELDAKFPVMEFREAMARFGSDKPDLRVKLEFTELTDAMKDVDFKVFSAAANAEGGRVVALRVPGGAALSRGDIDAYGKFVEIYGAKGLAWIKVNEVAKGRDGLQSPIVKNLHDAAIAEILKRSGAQDGDILFFGADRAKVVNDAMGALRLKIGHSDFAKSAGLFEDVWKPLWVVDFPMFEYDEEDARWVAMHHPFTSPKDEHLEYLETDPGKCIAKAYDMVLNGWEIGGGSVRIYREEVQSKVFRALKINDEEARAKFGFLLDALQYGAPPHGGIAFGLDRVVTMMAGADSIRDVIAFPKTQRAQDLLTQAPSPVDEKQLRELHIRLRAAEAKVAAPNAATTT
- a CDS encoding FmdB family zinc ribbon protein; this translates as MPIYAYRCDACGHAKDVLQKMSDAPLTDCPECGAPAFKKQLTAAGFQLKGSGWYVTDFRGGSGGTSAAGTATKTDAAAPAATPAASAPASDSTSSTASAAPAASGGCGTSCACH